A stretch of the Candidatus Neomarinimicrobiota bacterium genome encodes the following:
- a CDS encoding M24 family metallopeptidase, with amino-acid sequence MKKLSVFLLIVFSGLWSQHYQVDFPPEEFKARWKGVFEQIGDEAVAVVQGFPLSNGFIMPRQTNTFYYLSGIETPHAYILLDGRDKKVTLYMPPRNERLERSEGRILNADDEILIKKLVGVDAVFSTDDMRENFPPGLDRGTVIYTMFTPAEGQGQSRYELEVANASIAADPWDGRVSREGRLVQLLRTRNRRNEVKDLTPIIDNLRSVKSPNEIALIRRASQLAGLGLIEAIKSTEPGVWEYQLDGIARYVFLINGARLEAYRSITASGTANISNGHYYRNDSQLKSGDMVLMDYAPDFRYYVSDIGRMWPVNGTYEPWQRELLQIILEYRNVVLDIIRPGIMTEQVLEEARQRMKPIMKRYKFSKKIYQEAAEKMLRTGGGILSHPVGLAVHDDGPYRHGPLKVGHVFSVDPQMWVPEENLYLRYEDTIVVTEDGNENFTEFLPSELDELEELVREKGMLQSFPEDLMKWTY; translated from the coding sequence TGAGGCTGTTGCTGTTGTCCAAGGATTTCCTTTATCCAATGGATTTATTATGCCAAGACAAACCAACACATTTTACTATTTAAGCGGTATTGAAACACCCCATGCCTACATATTGCTAGATGGTCGAGATAAAAAAGTCACCTTATATATGCCTCCACGAAATGAACGATTGGAACGAAGTGAGGGACGAATCTTAAACGCAGACGATGAAATATTGATCAAAAAACTGGTAGGTGTAGATGCAGTGTTTTCTACTGATGATATGCGTGAGAATTTTCCTCCAGGTTTAGATAGAGGAACAGTTATATATACTATGTTCACTCCAGCGGAAGGGCAAGGGCAAAGTCGGTATGAACTGGAAGTTGCCAATGCATCGATTGCGGCAGATCCTTGGGATGGGCGGGTTAGCCGAGAAGGTCGTCTGGTACAATTATTACGAACGCGAAACCGACGCAATGAAGTGAAGGACTTGACGCCAATCATTGATAATCTGCGAAGTGTAAAAAGCCCAAATGAAATTGCCTTAATACGCAGGGCATCTCAATTGGCCGGGTTGGGCTTGATCGAAGCGATTAAAAGTACCGAGCCTGGCGTTTGGGAATACCAACTGGATGGAATTGCCCGTTATGTGTTTTTAATCAATGGTGCCCGGTTAGAGGCATACCGATCCATTACCGCTTCCGGTACAGCAAATATTAGTAATGGACATTATTATCGAAACGATAGCCAATTGAAAAGCGGAGATATGGTATTGATGGATTATGCGCCAGACTTCAGGTACTATGTCAGTGATATTGGCCGTATGTGGCCAGTGAATGGCACCTATGAACCCTGGCAGAGAGAATTACTTCAGATTATTCTGGAATATCGTAATGTTGTATTGGATATCATCAGGCCTGGGATCATGACAGAACAAGTTTTGGAAGAGGCGCGGCAAAGAATGAAGCCAATAATGAAACGGTATAAGTTTTCAAAAAAAATATACCAGGAAGCAGCTGAAAAAATGCTTCGAACAGGTGGCGGTATTTTATCTCACCCTGTTGGTTTGGCCGTCCATGATGACGGGCCGTACCGCCATGGACCATTAAAAGTGGGCCATGTATTTTCCGTAGATCCTCAAATGTGGGTGCCGGAAGAAAATTTATATTTGCGCTATGAAGACACCATTGTGGTGACCGAAGATGGCAATGAGAATTTCACTGAATTTTTACCATCAGAATTAGATGAACTGGAAGAGTTGGTCCGGGAAAAGGGGATGCTGCAATCCTTCCCAGAAGATTTGATGAAATGGACCTATTAA